Proteins encoded by one window of Primulina huaijiensis isolate GDHJ02 chromosome 1, ASM1229523v2, whole genome shotgun sequence:
- the LOC140971008 gene encoding NAC domain-containing protein 21/22-like — protein MTSLSTVEARLPPGFRFHPKDEELICNYLMNWVTGCTPHTSLLIQVDLNKCEPWDIPGNLLLFSQLYVPMYVYKGGCTHTRARIIRFLFMITIEFNALSTSKPSRIPNENSDFFVYLQELIPITQRHISINSLFVDATISGYWKATGKDRTVNRNETQVGMRKTLVFYQGRAPKGRKTEWVMHEFRLEGAPCPGVKHTHSVKEDDWVLCRMFYKNRSETPNKQENMNLHSINGHNLQLLNPSYSSSSSLSLPPLMEPCNNIIFTQTHPYPQQVPCFSNTNMTQTNPNFSESSTKLMNNNIPSLGQTLISYPVIHNRPLLNSTITDHHYSSITSCDEKVIKDVLNYLAKTESVNDNNPVAAAINGSPSFGEGSSESYLSEAGLSSLWNQY, from the exons ATGACCAGTTTAAGCACGGTGGAGGCGAGGTTACCCCCCGGTTTTCGGTTCCATCCAAAAGATGAAGAACTTATATGCAATTACTTGATGAACTGGGTGACAGGATGCACCCCACACACCTCTTTGCTGATCCAGGTAGATCTTAACAAGTGTGAACCTTGGGATATTCCAGGTAATTTGTTACTATTCTCTCAGTTATACGTCCCTATGTATGTATACAAGGGTGGGTGTACACACACACGCGCGCGTATTATCagatttttgttt ATGATAACTATAGAATTTAATGCTTTATCAACATCAAAGCCTTCTCGAATTCCAAACGAGAATAGTGATTTCTTTGTTTATTTACAAGAGTTAATCCCCATCACACAAAGACACATCTCGATAAATAGCTTGTTTGTTGATG CCACGATTTCTGGATACTGGAAGGCCACGGGGAAAGACCGGACCGTGAATCGCAACGAGACCCAAGTCGGCATGCGGAAAACTCTTGTTTTCTACCAGGGCCGTGCCCCTAAAGGAAGGAAAACCGAGTGGGTCATGCACGAGTTTCGCCTTGAAGGAGCCCCTTGCCCCGGCGTGAAACATACTCATTCTGTCAAG GAGGACGACTGGGTTCTATGCAGAATGTTCTACAAGAACAGATCAGAAACCCCGAACAAACAAGAAAATATGAACTTACACTCCATTAATGGCCACAATCTGCAGTTACTTAATCCTTcttattcttcttcttcatcccTCTCACTCCCGCCATTGATGGAaccctgcaacaacatcatcttCACCCAAACCCATCCCTATCCCCAGCAAGTGCCCTGCTTCTCCAATACAAACATGACCCAAACAAACCCTAACTTCTCCGAATCTTCCACCAAACTGATGAACAATAATATCCCAAGTTTGGGACAAACATTAATCTCGTACCCCGTGATTCACAATCGGCCGTTGTTGAATAGTACTATCACTGATCATCATTATAGCAGTATTACTTCTTGCGATGAGAAGGTGATCAAAGATGTTTTGAATTATCTCGCCAAAACAGAAAGTGTGAATGATAATAACCCCGTGGCGGCGGCCATTAATGGGTCTCCAAGCTTTGGGGAAGGAAGTTCGGAGAGTTATTTATCTGAAGCGGGATTGTCTTCCTTGTGGAATCAGTACTAA
- the LOC140981142 gene encoding photosystem II 10 kDa polypeptide, chloroplastic: MASTVMSSLSLKPSPISAVVERSSAARGLPSLARTGTFRVEASGKKIRTDKPYGVNGGMDLRNGLDASGRKAKGKGVYQFVDKYGANVDGYSPIYDEKDWSPSGDVYVGGTTGLAIWAVTLGGLLLGGALLVYNTSALAQ, translated from the exons ATGGCATCCACAGTCATGAGTTCACTGAGCCTAAAGCCCAGTCCCATCTCCGCCGTGGTCGAGAGGTCCTCAGCCGCTAGAGGGTTGCCGTCCCTCGCCAGAACCGGCACTTTCAGAGTCGAGGCTTCAGGCAAGAAGATCAGGACCGACAAACCCTATG GAGTTAATGGTGGAATGGACTTGAGGAATGGACTAGATGCCTCTGGTAGGAAGGCCAAG GGGAAGGGTGTGTACCAATTCGTCGACAAATACGGTGCTAATGTCGATGGATACAG CCCCATCTACGATGAGAAGGATTGGTCACCAAGTGGAGATGTTTATGTTGGAG GCACGACGGGGTTAGCTATCTGGGCTGTAACTCTTGGTGGTCTTCTTCTTGGTGGTGCCCTTCTTGTGTACAACACAAGTGCCTTGGCTCAGTAA